A stretch of Prunus dulcis chromosome 6, ALMONDv2, whole genome shotgun sequence DNA encodes these proteins:
- the LOC117632934 gene encoding beta-glucosidase 12-like → MAMQLGSLLFGLVLVIGFSLQNSEAATDPPVVCDTINRTNFETGFIFGAASASYQYEGAVQEDGRGPSIWDNYTHQYPERIKDGSNADVTVDQYHRYQEDVNILNDTGLDAYRFSISWSRVLPNGTLSGGVNEAGIEYYNKLINETLLKGLKPFVTIFHWDLPQALEEEYDGFLSFEIVKHFKEYANLCFERFGDRVKHWITLNEPYAYSNMGYAIGTFAPGRCSDWQQLNCTGGNSAIEPYLVTHNLLLAHANAVDLYKTTYQALQRGVIGITLVSHWFVPVSNATHHTNAQLRALDFMFGWFMDPITSGQYPHSMQVLVGPRLPRFTKEQSKLLAGSFDFLGLNYYTTYYASYAGHNNSVPPSYLTDARVNQSPELNGVPIGPQAGSDWLYIYPEGIYDLLLYIKNKYDSPLIYITENGVDELNDPTLSLEQALNDTVRIDYYHDHLCYVQAAIKNGTNVKGYFAWSLLDNFEWNSGFTVRFGLYFVDYNDGLKRYPKKSALWFKGWL, encoded by the exons ATGGCAATGCAATTAGGGTCTTTGCTCTTTGGTCTGGTGCTAGTAATTGGCTTTTCATTGCAAAATAGCGAAGCTGCTACAGATCCACCAGTTGTTTGTGACACTATCAACAGGACCAATTTCGAAACAGGGTTCATATTCGGCGCGGCTTCAGCATCTTACCAG TATGAAGGTGCTGTCCAAGAAGATGGTAGAGGACCAAGCATATGGGATAACTACACCCACCAATATCCAG AGAGAATTAAGGATGGGAGCAATGCGGATGTCACAGTTGATCAATATCACCGCTATCAG GAAGATGTAAATATCCTGAATGATACGGGATTGGATGCTTATAGGTTCTCTATCTCATGGTCCAGAGTGTTGCCAA aTGGAACACTAAGTGGAGGCGTGAACGAGGCTGGAATTGAATATTACAACAAACTCATCAATGAAACCCTACTCAAAG GTCTAAAGCCATTTGTGACCATCTTCCATTGGGATCTTCCACAAGCTTTGGAAGAAGAATACGATGGTTTCTTAAGCTTTGAAATTGT CAAGCATTTTAAGGAATACGCAAACCTTTGTTTTGAGAGATTTGGTGATCGTGTAAAGCACTGGATCACATTGAATGAGCCATATGCCTATAGTAACATGGGTTATGCAATTGGGACCTTCGCACCGGGTCGATGCTCTGATTGGCAGCAATTAAACTGCACTGGCGGAAATTCAGCTATTGAACCATATTTGGTGACACACAACCTCCTTCTTGCTCATGCAAATGCTGTAGACTTGTACAAAACTACATATCAG GCACTTCAACGTGGCGTGATAGGGATAACACTAGTGTCACATTGGTTTGTGCCAGTTTCTAATGCAACGCACCATACAAATGCGCAATTACGAGCTTTGGATTTTATGTTTGGATG GTTCATGGACCCAATTACAAGTGGCCAGTATCCGCACAGCATGCAAGTTCTTGTTGGTCCTCGATTACCAAGATTCACGAAAGAACAATCCAAGTTGCTAGCCGGgtcatttgattttcttggacTAAATTATTATACTACTTACTATGCAAGTTATGCAGGTCACAACAATTCTGTACCCCCAAGCTACCTAACAGATGCTCGCGTTAATCAATCAC CGGAGCTTAATGGGGTTCCAATTGGTCCACAG GCTGGTTCAGACTGGTTATATATTTATCCGGAAGGAATTTACGATCTTTTACTCTACATAAAGAATAAGTATGATAGTCCACTCATTTACATTACGGAGAatg GCGTTGATGAGTTGAATGATCCCACACTATCACTTGAGCAAGCCCTTAATGATACCGTTAGAATTGACTACTACCATGACCACCTCTGTTATGTTCAAGCAGCAAtcaa AAACGGTACTAACGTGAAGGGATACTTTGCGTGGTCATTACTAGACAACTTTGAATGGAATTCTGGATTCACCGTTCGATTCGGTCTCTATTTTGTTGATTATAACGATGGACTAAAAAGGTACCCGAAAAAGTCGGCACTGTGGTTCAAAGGTTGGCTCTAG
- the LOC117632935 gene encoding beta-glucosidase 24-like → MEMQLESLLLGLVLVIGFSLQSSEAATDPPVVCDFLNRSSFETGFVFGAASASYQYEGAAFEDGRGPSIWDNFTHQYPEKIADGTNGDVAINQYHRYKEDLAIANNIGLDAYRFSISWSRLLPNGTLSGGVNQAGIEYYNKLINETIRQGLKPFATIFHWDLPQALEEEFGGLLSRQIVHYFRDYADLCFREFGDRVKYWITLNEPYTVSNMGYAIGTFAPGRCSNWQQLNCTGGNSAREPYLVTHHLLLSHAAAVQVYRNKYQASQKGVIGITLVSHWFKPVSEAPHHRNAATRALDFMFGWFMEPITSGHYPHSMRHLVGDRLPPFKEEESKLLAGSFDFLGLNYYTTYYASYAGHNNSVKPSYVTDPRVNQSPELNGVLIGPQAGSSWLYVYPKGIHDLLVYVKKKYNDPIIYITENGVDELDDPNLSLVEALNDTDRIDYYHRHICYVQAAIKDGVKVKGFFAWSLLDNFEWASGYTVRFGLNYVDFKDGLKRYEKRSAQWFKNLLKK, encoded by the exons atggaaatgcaattagaGTCTTTGCTGTTGGGTCTGGTGCTAGTCATTGGCTTTTCATTGCAAAGTAGCGAAGCTGCTACAGATCCACCAGTTGTTTGTGACTTTCTCAACAGGAGCAGTTTCGAAACAGGGTTCGTATTTGGTGCGGCTTCAGCATCTTACCAG TATGAAGGTGCTGCCTTTGAAGATGGTAGAGGACCAAGCATATGGGATAACTTCACTCACCAATATCCAG AAAAAATTGCAGATGGGACCAACGGAGATGTTGCTATTAATCAATATCACCGCTATAAG GAAGATTTGGCAATTGCGAACAACATAGGGTTGGATGCTTATAGGTTCTCTATCTCATGGTCCAGATTGTTACCAA aTGGAACGCTAAGTGGGGGAGTAAACCAGGCTGGAATTGAATATTACAACAAGCTCATCAATGAAACCATACGCCAAG gtttAAAGCCATTTGCAACAATCTTCCATTGGGATCTTCCCCAAGCATTAGAAGAAGAATTTGGTGGTTTGTTAAGCCGTCAGATTGT CCATTATTTTAGGGACTATGCAGACCTTTGTTTTAGGGAATTTGGTGATAGAGTAAAGTATTGGATTACGTTGAATGAGCCATATACCGTTAGTAACATGGGTTATGCAATCGGGACATTCGCACCGGGACGATGCTCTAATTGGCAACAACTAAACTGCACCGGCGGAAATTCAGCACGTGAACCATATTTGGTAACACACCACCTCCTCCTTTCTCATGCAGCTGCTGTCCAAGTGTACAGGAATAAATATCAG GCATCTCAAAAAGGCGTGATAGGGATAACACTAGTGTCACATTGGTTTAAGCCGGTTTCTGAGGCACCGCACCATAGAAATGCAGCAACACGGGCTTTGGATTTTATGTTTGGATG GTTCATGGAGCCAATTACAAGTGGCCATTATCCGCACAGCATGAGACATCTTGTTGGAGATCGATTACCACCATTCAAGGAAGAAGAGTCCAAGTTGCTAGCTGGgtcatttgattttcttggacTAAATTATTATACTACTTACTATGCAAGCTATGCAGGTCACAACAATTCTGTAAAGCCAAGCTATGTAACAGATCCTCGCGTTAATCAATCAC CGGAACTTAACGGGGTCCTTATTGGTCCACAG GCTGGCTCAAGCTGGTTATATGTCTATCCAAAAGGAATTCACGATCTTTTAGTGTACGTAAAGAAAAAGTATAATGATCCAATCATTTACATTACTGAGAATG GCGTTGATGAGTTGGATGATCCCAATCTATCACTTGTGGAAGCCCTTAATGATACCGATAGAATCGACTACTATCATCGCCACATTTGTTATGTTCAAGCAGCAATAAA GGATGGTGTCAAAGTAAAGGGATTCTTTGCATGGTCATTGCTAGACAATTTTGAATGGGCTTCTGGATACACTGTTCGATTCGGTCTCAACTATGTAGATTTCAAAGATGGACTAAAAAGGTATGAAAAACGCTCGGCACAGTGGTTCAAAAATTTGCTCaagaagtga